Proteins from a genomic interval of Nocardia sp. BMG51109:
- a CDS encoding ABC transporter ATP-binding protein, with product MAAEQDTPVLEVSDLRTEVRSRTARGTAVDGISFTVHRGETLGLMGESGSGKTLAALSVIGLCPQPAAGIVGGSVRLNGSELVGMPRKQLNRLRGNEIAMIFQDPLTALHPALTVGTQLARVLRTKAGLRTADVHRRQRELLRELQIPDPEQKLRAYPHQLSGGTRQRIVGAIALAAAPRLLIADEPTTSLDVTVQAAYLAMLRAQQRRRGLAMLFITHDFGVAARICDRIAVMYRGQIVEEDTVGNLLTAPDHPYSRALLDSADQVADRDGPGLTTIPGEPPSVFARQSGCRFAERCPAAESRCVRHEPPVVPKRSGSGYTRCWLGADDDNA from the coding sequence ATGGCCGCCGAGCAGGACACACCGGTCCTCGAGGTGTCGGATCTGCGCACCGAGGTCCGCTCCCGGACCGCGCGCGGAACGGCCGTCGACGGTATCAGCTTCACCGTGCATCGCGGCGAAACCCTGGGCCTGATGGGCGAATCCGGATCGGGCAAGACCCTGGCCGCGCTGTCGGTCATCGGGCTGTGCCCGCAGCCGGCCGCCGGAATCGTCGGCGGCAGTGTGCGATTGAACGGATCCGAGCTGGTCGGCATGCCGCGGAAACAACTGAACCGGCTGCGCGGCAACGAAATAGCGATGATCTTCCAAGATCCACTGACCGCACTGCATCCGGCCCTGACGGTGGGCACCCAACTGGCCCGGGTGTTGCGCACCAAGGCCGGGCTCCGCACCGCGGACGTGCACCGGCGTCAACGGGAGCTGTTGCGCGAGTTGCAGATTCCCGATCCGGAGCAGAAGCTGCGCGCGTATCCGCATCAGCTCAGCGGCGGGACCCGCCAGCGCATCGTGGGCGCGATCGCGCTGGCGGCCGCACCGCGGCTGCTCATCGCCGACGAGCCGACCACCTCGCTGGACGTCACGGTGCAGGCCGCCTATCTGGCCATGCTCCGCGCCCAGCAGCGCCGGCGCGGGCTGGCGATGCTGTTCATCACCCACGACTTCGGTGTCGCGGCGCGGATCTGCGACCGCATCGCCGTGATGTATCGCGGGCAGATCGTGGAGGAGGACACCGTGGGCAACCTCCTGACCGCCCCGGACCACCCCTACTCGCGGGCGCTGCTGGATTCGGCCGATCAGGTCGCCGACCGCGACGGGCCCGGCCTCACCACCATCCCGGGGGAGCCGCCCTCGGTGTTCGCCCGGCAGAGCGGATGCCGCTTCGCCGAGCGCTGCCCGGCCGCCGAGTCCCGCTGCGTGCGACACGAACCACCGGTCGTGCCGAAGCGCTCCGGATCCGGGTACACCCGCTGCTGGTTGGGAGCCGACGATGACAACGCCTGA
- a CDS encoding ABC transporter permease yields MSTSVPITMPRRRIRLTRAGFGRNWLHWLAFGIVGAITLAAVCAPWLTSYDPVAPDLLHRSLPPFWLDGADPAHPLGTDRQGRDVLTRTLYGARVSLFVSITAVLLSAVLGVVVGVVAGSGNRVADAIATTVVDASLSFPTILLALVLAAAVGPSLPVVIALIVAMSWGRYARLTRTQTASLMSRDFVMLAKVAGAGRWHIVRRHVLPNLINSVVVLSTLQMSWAIITEGILSFLGAGVPPPAAAWGSMLAEGRATVMTSWWITAVPAAALALVVLGFNLIGEWAEDRLDSKAL; encoded by the coding sequence ATGAGCACGTCCGTCCCGATCACGATGCCGCGCAGGCGGATTCGCCTCACTCGCGCGGGTTTCGGGCGAAACTGGTTGCACTGGCTGGCCTTCGGCATCGTCGGCGCGATCACGCTCGCCGCGGTGTGTGCGCCGTGGCTCACCTCCTACGATCCCGTCGCACCGGATCTGCTGCATCGCTCGCTGCCGCCGTTCTGGCTGGACGGCGCGGATCCGGCGCATCCACTCGGCACCGACCGGCAGGGCCGCGACGTGCTGACCAGAACGCTGTACGGGGCGCGGGTGTCGCTGTTCGTCTCGATCACCGCGGTGCTGCTCTCGGCGGTGCTCGGGGTCGTGGTCGGCGTGGTCGCGGGCTCGGGGAACCGGGTCGCGGACGCGATCGCCACCACCGTCGTCGACGCGTCGCTGTCGTTTCCCACCATCCTGCTCGCGCTGGTGCTGGCCGCCGCGGTGGGTCCCAGCCTGCCGGTGGTGATCGCGCTGATCGTGGCCATGTCGTGGGGTCGCTACGCGCGGCTGACACGCACCCAGACGGCCTCGCTCATGTCCCGGGACTTCGTCATGCTCGCCAAGGTCGCGGGCGCCGGGCGGTGGCACATCGTCCGCCGCCACGTGCTGCCGAACCTGATCAACTCGGTGGTCGTGCTCTCCACGCTGCAGATGAGCTGGGCGATCATCACCGAGGGCATCCTCAGCTTCCTCGGCGCGGGCGTTCCGCCGCCGGCGGCGGCGTGGGGTTCGATGCTCGCCGAGGGGCGGGCGACGGTGATGACGTCCTGGTGGATCACCGCGGTGCCCGCCGCCGCCCTGGCGCTCGTCGTCCTCGGCTTCAACCTGATCGGCGAATGGGCCGAAGACCGTCTCGATTCCAAGGCGCTGTGA
- a CDS encoding ABC transporter substrate-binding protein, with protein sequence MKKLLVCASTLCLLLAGTGCGADTPADQVTVGLATFSAEQVDPSLDQTAGLNYSGPMFDWLIGATPDGALSPATGALESWTPDADATTWTLRLRPGMTWHDGSPVTARDVAFTLRHFTAPEAICSSCVALRSAIRDIAVTDPRTTVLTLTDPTVTLPSTLGPIEGDIKLLPENYYNTVGAKGFSEHPIGSGPWKFAGKRAGESITFERNDRYWDRARVPGFRLLSVQLVPDLTARTLMIGDGSLDVAAVDPNDVPPLRADGTTIHSVEDVGYTALMFFRAQDPQFLTGNRDFRAALAHSVDWDTVIESFYPEGVGKRHTGGAVPFASTTSGARADLAPYRYDPEAARRELRAAGYAGQQLTLYNYSFNLNPEQPTVNEVIAGYWRALGITVKLVPVDWGTIRQWQLQDPPAFDPPAAAGVQAPSTRPSVLNNMRTFMLSHRDGGSIDAYPNPDWIGTQFRQISSIVDEGARDTRLRELNRKLYDDYWSIPIAETSLPFAVGDRVSSWTPTNGSPNDLAYETLTPAG encoded by the coding sequence CCGAACAGGTCGATCCGTCGCTGGACCAGACCGCCGGGCTGAACTACAGCGGGCCGATGTTCGACTGGCTCATCGGCGCCACACCCGACGGCGCCCTGTCCCCCGCGACCGGCGCGCTGGAGAGCTGGACGCCCGACGCCGACGCCACCACCTGGACGCTGCGGCTGCGACCGGGCATGACCTGGCACGACGGCAGCCCGGTGACGGCGCGGGACGTCGCGTTCACGCTGCGGCACTTCACCGCGCCGGAGGCGATCTGCAGCAGCTGCGTGGCACTGCGCAGCGCCATCCGCGACATCGCCGTCACCGATCCGCGGACCACGGTGCTCACCCTCACCGATCCGACCGTCACCCTGCCCAGCACGCTCGGCCCGATCGAGGGCGATATCAAACTGCTCCCCGAGAACTACTACAACACGGTGGGCGCCAAGGGATTCAGCGAACACCCGATCGGCAGCGGCCCGTGGAAATTCGCCGGCAAGCGGGCCGGGGAGTCCATCACCTTCGAACGCAACGACCGGTACTGGGACCGGGCGCGCGTCCCCGGATTCCGTCTGCTGTCGGTGCAACTGGTCCCCGACCTGACGGCGCGCACGCTGATGATCGGCGACGGCAGCCTGGACGTGGCCGCCGTCGATCCGAACGACGTCCCGCCGTTGCGCGCCGACGGGACGACCATCCACTCCGTCGAGGACGTCGGCTACACCGCGCTGATGTTCTTCCGCGCCCAGGACCCGCAGTTCCTCACCGGGAACCGGGATTTCCGTGCCGCACTTGCCCATTCGGTGGACTGGGACACGGTGATCGAGAGCTTCTATCCCGAGGGCGTCGGCAAGCGGCATACCGGCGGCGCCGTCCCGTTCGCGTCCACCACCAGCGGCGCCCGGGCCGATCTCGCGCCCTACCGCTACGACCCCGAGGCGGCGCGGCGGGAACTGCGGGCCGCCGGATACGCGGGACAGCAGCTCACCCTGTACAACTACTCGTTCAACCTGAATCCGGAGCAGCCCACGGTCAACGAGGTGATCGCCGGGTACTGGCGTGCGCTGGGCATCACCGTGAAACTGGTGCCGGTCGACTGGGGCACCATCCGGCAGTGGCAGCTCCAGGATCCGCCCGCCTTCGATCCGCCGGCGGCGGCCGGGGTGCAGGCGCCGTCCACCCGCCCGTCGGTGCTGAACAACATGCGCACGTTCATGCTCAGCCATCGCGACGGCGGCTCCATCGACGCCTATCCGAATCCGGACTGGATCGGCACGCAGTTCCGGCAGATCTCGTCGATCGTCGACGAGGGCGCGCGCGACACCCGGCTGCGCGAGCTCAACCGCAAGCTCTACGACGACTACTGGTCGATCCCGATCGCGGAGACCTCGCTGCCGTTCGCCGTCGGCGACCGGGTGTCGTCCTGGACGCCCACCAACGGCTCACCCAACGATCTCGCCTACGAAACCCTCACTCCCGCCGGTTGA
- a CDS encoding oligopeptide/dipeptide ABC transporter ATP-binding protein, which produces MTTPDSSPEALIRLAGVSKSYRSHRRGPVAAATTTVLRDIDLTIHRRGSLGIVGESGCGKSTLSRLILGLEPPTGGTVHFRDRDLRTLRRGDRKSFRRAVQAVFQDPMSAINPKMRIGDFIAEPAVIGGLVTRRTQHDLVTRLLAAVGLSQRDPNAYAHEFSGGQRQRISIARALSSEPALIVMDEPVSALDVSIRAQILNLLRDIQHSRDIGFVIVSHDLDSIRLLCDSVIVMYLGRIVESGSAAAVLRNPVHPYTRALLAAEPEVRAAPTESEPLHGDPPSMTDRPSGCAFHTRCPYRARLAAADAGRCASDEPAVHRLGGSEVACHFARDLAAGAVPC; this is translated from the coding sequence ATGACAACGCCTGACAGCTCACCCGAAGCGCTGATTCGCCTTGCGGGGGTGTCGAAGTCGTACCGATCGCACCGCCGCGGCCCGGTCGCCGCCGCGACGACGACCGTCCTGCGCGATATCGATCTGACCATCCACCGGCGCGGATCCCTCGGCATCGTCGGCGAATCCGGCTGCGGCAAGTCGACCCTGTCGCGGCTGATCCTCGGCCTGGAGCCACCGACCGGCGGCACCGTGCACTTCCGCGACCGCGACCTGCGCACCCTGCGGCGCGGCGACCGCAAGAGCTTCCGCCGGGCGGTGCAGGCCGTCTTCCAGGATCCGATGAGCGCGATCAACCCGAAGATGCGCATCGGCGACTTCATCGCCGAACCCGCCGTGATCGGCGGCCTGGTGACCCGCCGGACCCAGCACGACCTGGTGACCCGGCTACTGGCCGCCGTCGGCCTGTCCCAGCGGGACCCGAATGCCTACGCGCACGAGTTCAGTGGCGGTCAGCGGCAACGGATCTCGATCGCCCGGGCCCTGTCGTCCGAGCCGGCGCTGATCGTGATGGACGAGCCGGTCTCCGCGCTGGACGTCTCCATCCGGGCGCAGATCCTCAACCTGCTGCGGGACATCCAGCACAGCCGCGACATCGGGTTCGTGATCGTCTCGCACGATCTCGACTCGATCCGGCTCCTGTGCGATTCGGTGATCGTGATGTATCTCGGCAGGATCGTCGAATCCGGTTCCGCGGCAGCGGTACTGCGCAACCCGGTGCATCCGTACACGCGGGCGCTGCTGGCGGCCGAACCCGAGGTCCGCGCCGCGCCCACCGAATCGGAACCGCTGCACGGCGATCCGCCGTCGATGACCGATCGCCCGTCCGGGTGCGCCTTCCACACCCGATGCCCGTACCGCGCGCGGTTGGCCGCGGCCGACGCCGGGCGCTGCGCATCCGACGAACCGGCGGTCCATCGTCTCGGCGGCTCGGAGGTGGCCTGCCATTTCGCCCGCGATCTTGCCGCCGGGGCGGTCCCGTGCTGA
- a CDS encoding ABC transporter permease — protein MLTALAGRLARCALTMLLLLAAVFVVARLTGNPVDLMLPPNASEADRRAMTAALGLDRPLVEQFVTYLGDIVTGDFGTSIKYHAPVTDLVLPKLGDSLLLAGAATLVALLVSVPMGIYAAYYRGRAVDRGVMIVSLFGQSLPTFVTGILSILVFAVSLHWLPATTRSGDWTGWVLPAVTLAYFISAGIVRLLRTNMIDSLASDHVQFARAMGASESYILWRHCLTSAAPPVITYLGVMYGVLLGSSVATEVIFNFPGIGRMAYDATTSRDFPLLQFITVVWAGVIVAINLVAEVVSLLLDPKQRQGAR, from the coding sequence GTGCTGACCGCGCTGGCCGGTCGGCTCGCCCGCTGCGCGCTGACGATGCTGCTACTCCTGGCGGCGGTCTTCGTCGTGGCCCGGCTCACCGGCAATCCCGTGGATCTGATGTTGCCGCCCAACGCCTCCGAGGCCGACCGGCGGGCGATGACCGCGGCGCTGGGGCTGGACCGGCCGCTCGTCGAGCAGTTCGTCACCTATCTGGGCGACATCGTCACCGGCGACTTCGGCACCTCGATCAAATATCATGCGCCGGTCACCGATCTGGTGCTGCCGAAGCTCGGCGATTCGCTGCTGCTGGCGGGCGCGGCGACCCTGGTCGCGCTGCTGGTCAGCGTGCCGATGGGGATCTACGCGGCCTACTACCGCGGCCGCGCCGTCGACCGCGGGGTCATGATCGTCTCGCTGTTCGGCCAGTCGCTGCCCACCTTCGTCACCGGCATCCTGTCGATCCTGGTCTTCGCGGTGAGCCTGCACTGGCTGCCGGCCACCACGCGCAGCGGCGACTGGACCGGCTGGGTGCTGCCCGCGGTCACGCTCGCGTACTTCATCAGCGCCGGCATCGTCCGGCTGTTGCGCACGAACATGATCGACAGCCTGGCCTCCGATCACGTGCAGTTCGCGCGGGCGATGGGGGCGAGCGAGTCCTATATCCTCTGGCGTCACTGCCTGACCAGTGCCGCTCCCCCGGTGATCACCTATCTCGGGGTGATGTACGGCGTGCTGCTCGGTTCGTCGGTGGCCACCGAGGTCATCTTCAACTTCCCCGGTATCGGGCGGATGGCCTACGACGCGACGACCTCCCGGGATTTCCCGCTGCTGCAGTTCATCACCGTGGTCTGGGCGGGCGTGATCGTCGCGATCAACCTTGTGGCCGAGGTGGTTTCGCTGCTCCTCGATCCGAAACAACGGCAGGGGGCCCGATGA